A window of Brachybacterium fresconis contains these coding sequences:
- a CDS encoding Gfo/Idh/MocA family protein yields the protein MNSTDEPPGDAAVPALSLPASTVPEPSTAPGLRWGVISPGHIGDQFTATAHRATASRVVSVVSRSQQRAEAFAAEHGIEQAFSSVTEMLAAGGLDAVYVASPHAQHHELARPVLEAGIPVLVEKAFTLNGTQARDLLDVARERGVFAMEAMWARFLPQFDVLRQVVASGLLGDVIEVAADHGQSFPEDPAHRMYAPELGGGALLDLGVYPLSFAQMVLGDLTDLAVRGDLTATGVDAYLALLGRGEGGGRARLSSTLLARTPTEAVVSGTAGSARLSGAFFAPGTLTVTLLDGRSASFSHVGDPGDGMAYEIAEAARRITAGDLESPLMNWADTLSVMDTMDAVRAELGVVYPAEEPS from the coding sequence ATGAACTCGACCGACGAGCCCCCGGGCGATGCCGCCGTGCCGGCGCTGTCCCTGCCCGCCTCCACCGTCCCCGAGCCGTCCACGGCACCGGGCCTGCGCTGGGGCGTGATCTCCCCCGGCCACATCGGCGACCAGTTCACGGCGACCGCGCACCGGGCCACCGCCTCCCGAGTGGTCTCCGTGGTCTCCCGCTCGCAGCAGCGGGCCGAGGCCTTCGCCGCGGAGCACGGCATCGAGCAGGCTTTCTCCTCGGTGACGGAGATGCTCGCCGCCGGCGGCCTGGATGCCGTCTATGTCGCCTCCCCGCACGCCCAGCACCATGAGCTGGCCCGCCCGGTGCTCGAGGCGGGCATCCCGGTGCTGGTCGAGAAGGCGTTCACCCTCAACGGCACCCAGGCCCGGGACCTGCTGGACGTCGCCCGGGAGCGCGGCGTCTTCGCCATGGAGGCGATGTGGGCCCGCTTCCTGCCGCAGTTCGACGTGCTGCGCCAGGTGGTCGCCTCCGGTCTGCTCGGCGACGTGATCGAGGTCGCCGCCGACCACGGCCAGTCCTTCCCGGAGGACCCCGCCCACCGCATGTACGCCCCGGAGCTCGGCGGCGGCGCCCTGCTCGATCTGGGGGTGTACCCGCTCTCCTTCGCCCAGATGGTCCTGGGAGACCTCACCGACCTGGCGGTCCGGGGCGACCTCACGGCCACCGGCGTGGACGCGTACCTCGCCCTGCTCGGGCGCGGGGAGGGCGGAGGCCGGGCCCGGCTCTCCTCGACCCTGCTCGCCCGCACCCCCACCGAGGCCGTGGTCAGCGGCACGGCGGGCTCGGCCCGTCTGTCCGGGGCGTTCTTCGCCCCCGGAACCCTCACGGTCACTCTGCTCGACGGCCGCTCGGCGTCGTTCAGCCATGTCGGGGACCCGGGCGACGGCATGGCCTACGAGATCGCGGAGGCCGCCCGTCGGATCACCGCCGGAGATCTCGAGTCGCCGCTGATGAACTGGGCGGATACGCTCAGCGTGATGGACACGATGGATGCCGTCCGCGCCGAGCTCGGCGTGGTCTACCCCGCAGAGGAGCCCTCATGA
- a CDS encoding NUDIX hydrolase, translated as MSEPWPATGALPDFLAPLAERARRGEVLLRRDPDPRDPADGSGAVRRSAVLLLVTGTSLEEAHVVLEERGHAMRSQPGQFSLPGGGFDPGDRDDVHTALREAEEETGLDPRHVQVAGAFAPIPMPWRVQRVTPVLGWAPGPLPLGVQDPIEVERVVWAPLVGPGSLTDPAHRRRGLLRGQGVGPVFELPEDAFVWGFTAMILEQLLVGLGLDPVPSGSPTREIPPERRR; from the coding sequence ATGAGCGAGCCCTGGCCCGCGACCGGCGCCCTTCCGGACTTCCTCGCCCCGCTCGCCGAGCGTGCCCGACGCGGCGAAGTGCTGCTGCGGCGCGACCCCGATCCTCGAGATCCCGCCGACGGTTCGGGAGCGGTGCGCCGCAGCGCCGTGCTGCTGCTGGTCACCGGGACCAGTCTGGAGGAGGCGCACGTGGTGCTGGAGGAGCGCGGACACGCGATGCGCTCCCAGCCCGGCCAGTTCTCCCTGCCCGGCGGCGGCTTCGATCCCGGCGACCGCGACGACGTGCACACCGCCCTCCGGGAGGCCGAGGAGGAGACCGGTCTGGATCCCCGTCACGTCCAGGTCGCGGGTGCTTTCGCCCCGATCCCGATGCCGTGGCGCGTCCAACGGGTGACCCCGGTGCTGGGGTGGGCCCCCGGCCCGCTGCCGCTGGGGGTGCAGGACCCGATCGAGGTGGAGAGGGTGGTCTGGGCGCCGCTGGTCGGGCCCGGGTCGCTGACGGATCCGGCGCACCGCCGACGAGGTCTGCTGCGCGGACAGGGCGTGGGGCCCGTGTTCGAGCTGCCCGAGGACGCGTTCGTCTGGGGGTTCACCGCCATGATCCTCGAGCAGCTGCTGGTGGGTCTGGGACTGGACCCGGTCCCGTCCGGTTCCCCGACCCGGGAGATCCCGCCCGAGCGCCGCCGCTGA
- a CDS encoding DNA polymerase III subunit delta' yields the protein MTTTDQGGPGAPGAPSNPTAQAAGGDGAWADVVGQEAVVAQFRRAASSPESLAQAWLITGPPGSGRSTAARAFAATLQCEVGSGCGRCHACRTVLAGTHPDVTVVATDKLSIAKDEVRALVMTAQRAPATGAHRVMIVEDADRMSAGTFNVLLKSIEEPPPATVWMLCAPSAEDLAPTIRSRCRQVTLSVPSSDVVAELLRRRDGVPEDLALRAARASQGHIGLALRYATQEGALAAREDSARTLLSLRGAGQAVLAAQELVDRATAEAKTHADTVATEEKERFLRSAGIDDGKIPPSLRSQVRQLEEDAKRRQTRLVRDVLDRYLLDVHSVLRDVMSRQLATGSELVNVEVAGEIEQVAANGSGSTTLQLLEAVQEARNRISGNVPPLLAIEALLARIALDQR from the coding sequence GTGACGACGACCGATCAGGGCGGGCCCGGCGCACCCGGCGCTCCGAGCAACCCGACGGCGCAGGCTGCTGGCGGCGACGGGGCCTGGGCCGATGTCGTCGGCCAGGAGGCCGTGGTCGCCCAGTTCCGACGTGCCGCCTCGTCACCGGAGTCGCTCGCCCAGGCCTGGCTGATCACCGGGCCTCCCGGATCCGGGCGCTCCACGGCGGCGCGCGCCTTCGCCGCCACCCTGCAGTGCGAGGTCGGCTCGGGCTGCGGGCGGTGCCACGCCTGCCGGACGGTGCTGGCGGGCACGCACCCGGACGTCACGGTCGTCGCGACGGACAAGCTCTCGATCGCCAAGGATGAGGTGCGGGCCCTGGTGATGACCGCCCAGCGCGCCCCCGCCACCGGAGCGCACCGGGTGATGATCGTCGAGGACGCCGACCGCATGAGCGCCGGCACCTTCAACGTGCTGCTGAAGTCCATCGAGGAGCCGCCCCCGGCGACCGTCTGGATGCTGTGCGCTCCGTCGGCCGAGGACCTCGCCCCGACGATCCGGTCGCGCTGTCGGCAGGTGACGCTCTCGGTTCCGTCCTCGGACGTGGTCGCGGAGCTGCTGCGCCGTCGGGACGGCGTACCGGAGGATCTCGCCCTGCGGGCGGCGCGCGCCTCCCAGGGCCACATCGGCCTCGCGCTGCGGTACGCCACGCAGGAGGGCGCCCTGGCGGCGCGCGAGGACTCCGCCCGCACGCTGCTCTCCCTGCGGGGTGCCGGGCAGGCGGTGCTGGCGGCGCAGGAGCTGGTGGACCGTGCCACGGCGGAGGCCAAGACGCATGCCGACACCGTCGCCACCGAGGAGAAGGAGCGCTTCCTGCGCTCGGCGGGGATCGATGACGGCAAGATCCCGCCCTCGCTGCGCTCCCAGGTGCGCCAGCTCGAGGAGGACGCCAAGCGGCGTCAGACGCGTCTGGTGCGCGATGTGCTGGACCGCTACCTGCTCGACGTCCATTCGGTGCTGCGCGATGTGATGAGTCGCCAGCTGGCCACCGGCAGCGAGCTGGTCAACGTCGAGGTCGCCGGGGAGATCGAGCAGGTCGCGGCGAATGGCTCCGGATCGACCACCCTGCAGCTGCTGGAGGCGGTCCAGGAGGCCCGGAATCGCATCAGCGGGAACGTTCCGCCGCTGCTGGCCATCGAAGCACTGCTGGCCCGCATCGCCCTCGACCAGCGCTGA
- the tmk gene encoding dTMP kinase, whose protein sequence is MTILESSRGLRIPSPHPPKRGVFISFEGGDGAGKSTQMQMLHDHLVTERSVAEDLILTTREPGGTELGRSVRDLLLHGEHVDPRAEALLYAADRAHHIATLVRPHLARGGLVLGDRYLDSSIAYQGAGRSLEPDEIGSLSLWAVGGLLPHRTILLDVPTEMLQERRATGQDRLESTGGDFHAAVRQEFLDLADADPDRFAVIDGTQPREQVHAQVLEAVAGVLGLFDPTFEPAPPTKHRDEL, encoded by the coding sequence ATGACCATCCTGGAATCCTCACGCGGGCTGCGTATTCCCTCCCCGCACCCGCCCAAGCGCGGGGTGTTCATCTCCTTCGAGGGCGGGGACGGGGCCGGCAAGTCCACCCAGATGCAGATGCTCCACGACCACCTGGTCACCGAGCGCTCCGTCGCCGAGGATCTCATCCTCACCACGCGCGAGCCCGGCGGCACCGAGCTCGGCCGGTCGGTCCGCGACCTCCTCCTGCACGGCGAGCACGTCGATCCTCGCGCGGAGGCGCTGCTGTACGCCGCGGACCGCGCGCACCACATCGCCACGCTCGTGCGACCTCATCTGGCGCGCGGCGGCCTGGTGCTCGGCGATCGCTACCTCGACTCCTCGATCGCCTATCAGGGGGCGGGTCGCTCCCTGGAGCCCGACGAGATCGGCTCGCTCTCGCTGTGGGCGGTCGGCGGCCTGCTCCCCCACCGCACGATCCTGCTGGACGTCCCGACGGAGATGCTCCAGGAGCGCCGCGCGACCGGTCAGGACCGTCTCGAGAGCACGGGAGGCGACTTCCACGCCGCGGTGCGCCAGGAGTTCCTGGACCTCGCCGACGCCGACCCGGATCGCTTCGCCGTCATCGACGGCACGCAGCCGCGCGAACAGGTGCACGCCCAGGTGCTCGAGGCCGTCGCCGGGGTGCTCGGCCTGTTCGACCCGACCTTCGAGCCGGCCCCGCCGACCAAGCACCGGGACGAGCTGTGA
- a CDS encoding cold-shock protein → MPRGKVKFYDAEKGFGFILDDEDGQSVYVHASNLPEEVTTLRPGARVDFDMVDGRRGPQVLSLRLMEPAPTVSRARRAKPDEMADMVEDLIRLLDDASNGLRQGRYPDRGHSQKISTVLRAVADNFEA, encoded by the coding sequence GTGCCACGCGGCAAGGTGAAGTTCTACGACGCCGAGAAGGGCTTCGGCTTCATCCTCGATGACGAGGATGGTCAGAGCGTGTACGTGCACGCCTCGAACCTGCCCGAGGAGGTCACGACGCTGCGCCCCGGCGCCCGCGTCGACTTCGACATGGTCGACGGCCGCCGCGGCCCCCAGGTGCTCTCCCTGCGCCTGATGGAGCCCGCCCCGACCGTCAGCCGCGCTCGCCGGGCGAAGCCCGACGAGATGGCGGATATGGTCGAGGACCTGATCCGTCTGCTGGACGACGCCTCCAACGGGCTCCGCCAGGGCCGCTACCCCGATCGCGGGCACTCGCAGAAGATCTCCACCGTGCTCCGTGCCGTCGCCGACAATTTCGAGGCCTGA
- a CDS encoding endonuclease III domain-containing protein, whose product MPPSTSRGAVEDPLLGPADAGRVASSLAAEYPGARTELDHRDAFELLVATVLSAQTTDVRVNQVTPDLFADWPDAAALAGAEEAAVTDVVRPLGMGPTRARRIIGLARGLVIDHGGEVPDDQAALEALPGVGRKTAHVLRGAWFGHSLLAVDTHVGRLARRLGWTASTDPRAVEEDVIARVDADGRGGSAEDLTLLGLRLILHGRRVCTARTPRCGDCVLADVCPSAGTA is encoded by the coding sequence ATGCCGCCGTCGACCTCCCGAGGAGCCGTCGAGGACCCTCTTCTCGGCCCCGCGGATGCCGGTCGGGTCGCCTCCTCCCTGGCTGCGGAGTATCCCGGCGCGCGCACCGAGCTCGACCATCGAGACGCCTTCGAACTGCTGGTCGCGACGGTGCTGTCGGCCCAGACCACCGATGTGCGGGTCAATCAGGTCACCCCTGATCTGTTCGCCGACTGGCCGGATGCGGCCGCGCTCGCCGGCGCCGAGGAGGCCGCTGTGACCGACGTGGTCCGACCGCTCGGAATGGGGCCCACCCGGGCGCGTCGGATCATCGGACTGGCCCGTGGCCTGGTGATCGACCACGGCGGCGAGGTCCCCGACGACCAGGCGGCGCTCGAGGCGCTGCCCGGGGTGGGGCGCAAGACGGCCCATGTCCTGCGCGGTGCCTGGTTCGGCCACTCCCTGCTCGCCGTGGACACCCACGTCGGCCGCCTCGCCCGGCGCCTGGGCTGGACCGCGAGCACGGATCCGCGGGCCGTGGAGGAGGACGTGATCGCCCGCGTCGACGCCGACGGCAGGGGCGGGTCCGCCGAGGACCTGACGCTCCTCGGTCTGCGTCTGATCCTGCACGGCCGCCGGGTGTGCACCGCTCGCACCCCGCGCTGCGGGGACTGCGTGCTGGCCGACGTGTGCCCGAGCGCGGGAACGGCATGA
- a CDS encoding DUF3027 domain-containing protein: MTQPTTAPRRPRTTRPKLDAVAADAVELAREALLEVTEPGQVGDHQRVEVSGERLVTHVFECTMPGYRGWSWVVVLARAPRAKAPTVAETALLPGEDAILAPEWEPWSERLKPEDIGNDDLLPYHEQDARLEQGYEATGDEDADRVALWELGLGRPRVLSPLGRAEAAERWMEGDFGPRQISGRGRKGTVSASCSSCGFLSKLSGSLRGEFGVCTNEWSPADGRVVHLGFGCGAHSETGQQDDDREISRGAGVVVDELDVEIQPKPESGEPADVVTPADGAMASGGENGSDGATAVDAADADAPAETVAEVPEADSPQDEVPAQVSVPAAAPTEAVGAPTEAVGVPTEVAESPSEAAGALTEVAGASTEAVESPSTTPELSGEITAEIPEADASMDAAAPEVTGTEGQPAEGEPEPAQDASDESRPAPGTTDDGTPDEAPSPQDGEDSTSQADEDPAPQDGADPTPQP; encoded by the coding sequence ATGACGCAGCCGACCACCGCCCCCCGCCGCCCCCGTACCACCCGGCCCAAGCTGGATGCGGTGGCGGCCGACGCCGTCGAGCTCGCCCGCGAGGCGCTGCTCGAGGTCACCGAGCCCGGCCAGGTCGGCGACCACCAGCGCGTCGAGGTCAGCGGGGAACGGCTGGTCACGCATGTCTTCGAGTGCACCATGCCCGGGTATCGCGGCTGGTCCTGGGTCGTGGTCCTCGCGCGCGCACCTCGGGCGAAGGCCCCGACCGTCGCCGAGACCGCCCTGCTGCCGGGAGAGGATGCGATCCTCGCGCCGGAGTGGGAGCCGTGGTCCGAGCGGCTGAAGCCCGAGGACATCGGGAACGACGATCTGTTGCCGTACCACGAGCAGGACGCCCGCCTCGAGCAGGGCTACGAGGCCACCGGTGACGAGGACGCCGACCGCGTCGCACTGTGGGAGCTCGGCCTGGGACGTCCCCGAGTGCTCTCCCCGCTGGGGCGCGCCGAAGCCGCCGAGCGCTGGATGGAGGGCGATTTCGGCCCTCGCCAGATCTCCGGCCGCGGCCGCAAGGGCACCGTGTCGGCCAGCTGTTCCAGCTGCGGCTTCCTCTCGAAGCTCTCCGGCTCCCTGCGCGGCGAGTTCGGCGTGTGCACCAACGAGTGGTCCCCGGCCGACGGTCGGGTCGTCCACCTCGGCTTCGGTTGCGGGGCGCACTCCGAGACCGGCCAGCAGGACGACGACCGCGAGATCTCGCGGGGTGCCGGCGTGGTGGTCGATGAGCTCGACGTCGAGATCCAGCCCAAGCCCGAGTCGGGCGAGCCCGCCGACGTGGTGACGCCCGCTGATGGTGCGATGGCCTCCGGGGGCGAGAACGGCTCCGACGGGGCGACGGCTGTCGACGCGGCGGACGCTGATGCACCGGCGGAGACGGTCGCCGAGGTTCCCGAGGCGGACTCGCCGCAGGACGAGGTCCCAGCCCAGGTGTCCGTGCCGGCCGCCGCTCCGACCGAGGCGGTGGGCGCACCGACCGAGGCGGTGGGCGTTCCGACCGAGGTGGCGGAGTCTCCGAGCGAGGCGGCTGGCGCACTGACCGAGGTGGCGGGCGCTTCGACCGAGGCGGTGGAGTCTCCGAGCACGACCCCTGAGCTGTCCGGTGAGATCACCGCCGAGATCCCCGAAGCGGACGCGTCCATGGATGCCGCCGCCCCCGAGGTCACCGGGACCGAGGGACAGCCTGCGGAGGGCGAGCCGGAGCCCGCCCAGGATGCGTCCGACGAGAGCCGGCCCGCCCCGGGAACGACCGACGACGGTACACCCGACGAGGCCCCAAGTCCCCAGGACGGTGAGGATTCGACGTCCCAGGCCGACGAGGACCCGGCTCCTCAGGACGGTGCGGACCCGACTCCCCAGCCCTGA
- a CDS encoding sugar ABC transporter permease, with translation MAEVTTATQTHKGPQAPPPAEDHEKKHGTARPARVLVGAVGMAVTAWFVCNAFLAFAYYPQWFANSGILIGLLGLILGIGGSVVFFLFLNICIEGFPARFSAGLIPYAFLLPGFSLIGIFLLYPTVQTIVYSFANDDSTAWVGLDNYRAIFSSGHFWSTLLNNFLWILIVPVVTVAFGLAVAVLADKLSPAGENAAKSMIFLPMAISFVGAATIWALVYAYNSPGEAQTGLLNAIVTTLGGDPQPWYQIDTARLNSLALMVILIWLQTGFAMVLISSAIKGVPEDTVEAGRMDGASEIRVFWQIVFPQVRPTLIAVLITVLILVLKVFDLIYVTTNGLYNSDVIANLFFRKLFTDQQAGQASAIVVVLLILVVPILIYQVKSFRQQEANR, from the coding sequence GTGGCCGAAGTGACCACCGCGACGCAGACCCACAAGGGTCCGCAGGCTCCGCCTCCCGCGGAGGACCACGAGAAGAAGCACGGCACCGCGCGCCCCGCGCGCGTGCTCGTCGGAGCCGTCGGCATGGCGGTCACCGCCTGGTTCGTGTGCAACGCGTTCCTCGCCTTCGCCTACTACCCGCAGTGGTTCGCGAACTCCGGGATCCTCATCGGCCTGCTGGGCCTGATCCTCGGCATCGGCGGCTCGGTGGTGTTCTTCCTCTTTTTGAACATCTGCATCGAGGGCTTCCCCGCGCGGTTCTCCGCCGGGCTCATCCCCTACGCATTCCTGCTGCCGGGGTTCAGCCTGATCGGCATCTTCCTGCTCTACCCGACGGTGCAGACGATCGTGTACTCCTTCGCGAACGACGATTCGACCGCCTGGGTGGGGCTGGACAACTACCGGGCGATCTTCTCCAGCGGCCACTTCTGGTCCACCCTGCTGAACAACTTCCTGTGGATCCTCATCGTCCCGGTGGTCACGGTCGCCTTCGGCCTCGCCGTCGCGGTGCTGGCCGACAAGCTCTCCCCCGCCGGGGAGAACGCGGCGAAGTCGATGATCTTCCTGCCGATGGCGATCAGCTTCGTCGGCGCGGCGACGATCTGGGCGCTGGTGTACGCCTACAACTCCCCCGGGGAGGCCCAGACGGGCCTGCTCAATGCCATCGTCACGACGCTCGGCGGTGATCCTCAGCCCTGGTACCAGATCGACACCGCCCGGCTGAACTCCCTGGCACTGATGGTGATCCTGATCTGGCTGCAGACGGGCTTCGCGATGGTGCTGATCAGCTCGGCGATCAAGGGTGTCCCCGAGGACACCGTCGAGGCCGGGCGCATGGACGGCGCCAGCGAGATCCGCGTCTTCTGGCAGATCGTGTTCCCGCAGGTGCGCCCCACGCTCATCGCCGTGCTGATCACGGTGCTGATCCTGGTGCTGAAGGTCTTCGACCTCATCTACGTCACCACCAACGGCCTGTACAACTCCGACGTGATCGCGAACCTCTTCTTCCGCAAGCTGTTCACCGATCAGCAGGCCGGGCAGGCCTCGGCCATCGTGGTCGTGCTCCTGATCCTGGTGGTGCCGATCCTGATCTATCAGGTCAAGAGCTTCAGGCAGCAGGAGGCGAACCGATGA
- a CDS encoding Crp/Fnr family transcriptional regulator, whose amino-acid sequence MDENIVRSSPLFAALDEDGKQAVLASMKQEDYHRSAIIFREGDPGDRLFIIGSGKVKVGHASGDGRENLLAVLGPGETLGELSLFDPAPRNATATVVAESTLYSLSQQDLYRVLAQRPEVGRHLLASLARRLRKTNESLADLVFADVPGRVAKNVLDLAQRFGRQTDDGVMVAHGLTQEELAQLVGASRETVNKALADFASRGWIRLEARAVLISDVERLRRRAR is encoded by the coding sequence GTGGACGAGAACATCGTACGGTCATCGCCGCTGTTCGCTGCGCTCGACGAGGACGGCAAGCAGGCCGTGCTGGCGTCGATGAAGCAGGAGGACTACCACCGCAGCGCCATCATCTTCCGCGAGGGCGATCCGGGCGATCGGCTCTTCATCATCGGATCGGGCAAGGTCAAGGTCGGTCACGCCTCGGGCGACGGCCGGGAGAACCTGCTGGCCGTGCTCGGCCCGGGCGAGACGCTCGGCGAGCTGTCGCTGTTCGACCCGGCACCGCGCAATGCGACCGCCACCGTGGTCGCCGAGTCGACGCTCTACTCGCTCTCGCAGCAGGACCTGTACCGGGTCCTCGCCCAGCGTCCCGAGGTCGGTCGACACCTGCTCGCCTCGCTCGCACGGCGTCTGCGCAAGACCAACGAATCGCTCGCCGATCTGGTCTTCGCCGACGTGCCCGGTCGTGTGGCCAAGAACGTCCTGGACCTCGCCCAGCGCTTCGGTCGCCAGACCGACGACGGCGTGATGGTCGCCCACGGCCTCACCCAGGAGGAGCTGGCCCAGCTGGTCGGCGCCTCCCGCGAGACCGTGAACAAGGCGCTCGCGGACTTCGCCTCGCGCGGCTGGATCCGGCTCGAGGCCCGCGCGGTCCTGATCTCGGACGTGGAGCGCCTGCGCCGCCGCGCCCGCTGA
- a CDS encoding ABC transporter substrate-binding protein — MNRRLSRRAVMSGAAATAALGMSGCLQNPDPAGGGGGGTVERYTPGDTPGSGTVSILGAFGGQERDAFMASLEDFQADSGITIEYTPDSDFTNTVQQRVGAGAAPDIALFPQPGGMFDLAEQGTITPIDVYLDYDQLNSTLIPGFLDSARLQGRVYGAPMRMACKSLIWYPKKAYEEGGYADEPATMQELYQITDQMKADGITPWSDGWGADQATGWVGTDWIEEFMLRVHGPVVYDDWVKHRMPFNAKEVVEVFDLVGDLLKTEGNVLGGTDAIISTPFSEAPLPLFDDPPKAMLVRQGNFVTGFFPEDVQANMDEEVGVYAMPTWEGGFDGQPILGGGDLATLFTLNDDTVKVMEFLTSDKFGGEWAEAGGWLSPHRTFDQSLYSSEITRQIAEIASEAAAFRYDGSDLMPTAVGAGSFWKGMVEWLQGAKTSQEVCDEIENGWPK, encoded by the coding sequence ATGAATCGACGTCTCAGTCGGCGTGCGGTCATGTCCGGGGCCGCCGCCACCGCGGCCCTGGGGATGTCCGGTTGCCTGCAGAACCCCGATCCGGCCGGCGGAGGCGGTGGTGGCACGGTCGAGCGCTACACCCCCGGGGACACTCCCGGCTCGGGCACGGTGAGCATCCTCGGCGCCTTCGGCGGCCAGGAGCGGGACGCCTTCATGGCCTCGCTCGAGGACTTCCAGGCCGATTCCGGCATCACCATCGAGTACACACCGGACTCCGACTTCACCAACACCGTCCAGCAGCGCGTGGGGGCGGGAGCCGCCCCGGACATCGCCCTGTTCCCGCAGCCCGGCGGCATGTTCGACCTCGCCGAACAGGGGACGATCACCCCGATCGACGTGTACCTGGACTACGACCAGCTGAACTCGACCCTGATCCCCGGCTTCCTGGATTCGGCCCGATTGCAGGGCCGCGTCTACGGCGCCCCGATGCGCATGGCCTGCAAGTCGCTCATCTGGTACCCGAAGAAGGCGTACGAGGAGGGCGGCTACGCCGACGAGCCCGCCACCATGCAGGAGCTCTACCAGATCACCGACCAGATGAAGGCCGACGGCATCACGCCGTGGTCCGACGGCTGGGGCGCCGACCAGGCGACCGGCTGGGTGGGCACGGATTGGATCGAGGAGTTCATGCTCCGCGTCCACGGTCCCGTGGTCTACGACGACTGGGTCAAGCACCGCATGCCCTTCAACGCGAAGGAGGTCGTGGAGGTCTTCGATCTCGTCGGAGACCTGCTGAAGACCGAGGGCAACGTGCTCGGCGGCACCGACGCCATCATCAGCACCCCCTTCTCGGAGGCACCGCTGCCGCTGTTCGACGACCCGCCGAAGGCGATGCTCGTGCGCCAGGGCAACTTCGTCACCGGCTTCTTCCCCGAGGACGTCCAGGCGAACATGGACGAGGAGGTCGGCGTGTACGCCATGCCCACCTGGGAGGGCGGCTTCGACGGCCAGCCGATCCTGGGCGGCGGCGACCTCGCCACCCTGTTCACCCTCAACGACGACACGGTGAAGGTCATGGAGTTCCTGACCTCCGACAAGTTCGGCGGCGAATGGGCGGAGGCGGGCGGCTGGCTGAGCCCCCACCGCACCTTCGACCAGTCTCTGTACTCCTCCGAGATCACCCGGCAGATCGCCGAGATCGCCTCGGAGGCGGCGGCCTTCCGCTACGACGGCTCGGACCTGATGCCGACGGCCGTGGGCGCCGGGTCCTTCTGGAAGGGCATGGTCGAGTGGCTGCAGGGCGCGAAGACCTCTCAGGAGGTCTGCGACGAGATCGAGAACGGGTGGCCGAAGTGA
- a CDS encoding carbohydrate ABC transporter permease, translated as MRDGRKRSPVATIAMPLLALLWTIPTIGLLVTSFRDREAAASTGWWTALWEGGWTWDNYAQVLTDSSVTGSLINSVVVAVPATVLPIMFAAFAAYAFTFINFPGKDVLFIIIVALMVVPIQVSFQPMLDLLGPRGLGINGQFLAVWMLHTGFGMPLAVYILRNYMTTLPGSVVESAKIDGASHFQTFWRLVAPMSSPAIAAFATLQFLWVWNDLLIAKLFLGGGENKTIIVNLQQMLGTQGQGAEILTAGAFISMVIPMIVFFSLQRFLVRGMTAGSVKG; from the coding sequence ATGAGGGACGGGCGCAAGCGCTCCCCCGTCGCCACCATCGCAATGCCCCTGTTGGCGCTGCTGTGGACGATCCCGACGATCGGTCTGCTGGTGACGAGCTTCCGCGACCGCGAAGCGGCGGCCTCCACCGGCTGGTGGACGGCCCTGTGGGAAGGCGGCTGGACCTGGGACAACTACGCGCAGGTGCTCACCGATTCATCGGTGACCGGCTCGCTGATCAACTCGGTCGTGGTGGCGGTGCCGGCGACGGTGCTGCCGATCATGTTCGCGGCCTTCGCCGCGTACGCGTTCACGTTCATCAACTTCCCCGGCAAGGACGTGCTGTTCATCATCATCGTCGCGCTGATGGTGGTCCCGATCCAGGTCTCCTTCCAGCCGATGCTGGACCTGCTGGGCCCGCGCGGCCTGGGGATCAACGGGCAGTTCCTGGCGGTATGGATGCTGCACACCGGCTTCGGCATGCCGCTGGCGGTGTACATCCTGCGCAACTACATGACCACCCTGCCGGGCTCGGTCGTCGAGAGCGCGAAGATCGACGGGGCCTCGCACTTCCAGACGTTCTGGCGTCTGGTCGCACCGATGTCGTCCCCGGCGATCGCCGCCTTCGCCACGCTGCAGTTCCTGTGGGTGTGGAACGACCTGCTGATCGCCAAACTGTTCCTGGGCGGCGGGGAGAACAAGACGATCATCGTGAACCTGCAGCAGATGCTGGGCACGCAGGGCCAGGGTGCCGAGATCCTGACCGCCGGCGCCTTCATCTCGATGGTGATCCCGATGATCGTGTTCTTCTCCCTGCAGAGGTTCCTGGTCCGCGGCATGACGGCAGGGTCCGTCAAGGGTTGA